A genomic region of Papaver somniferum cultivar HN1 chromosome 7, ASM357369v1, whole genome shotgun sequence contains the following coding sequences:
- the LOC113298985 gene encoding uncharacterized protein LOC113298985 isoform X3 yields MKYGLARSKFFIINWYILLWPLFKACILNYRLILYGVKIIKCLVENIVVDISFNQLGGLCTLCFLEEVDYLITKSHIFKRSIILIKAWCYYESRILGAHHGLISTYALETLVLYIFHVFNNSFAGPLEVLYRFLEFFSNFDWDHFCVSLWGPVPICRLADMTVQRMAAEPPRRDTEDLLLSKLFDACSSVYSVGGQDNQGQPFVSKHFNVIDPLRINNNLGRSVSKGNFFRIRSAFAFGAKRLARLLDCPKENVMSEVNLFFMNTWGRHGSRHRPDAPGADLVCLQPSIPDHVIGSENLKHPVSSKKKIEESPGSQAPERVSRTSNFSATSRTGRKRISNLNTSRVTEHLAKNVNPGEAAGHRKIIPNYLADEVQNTFHFVRAHSSPELTDASTEVSRGRHNKVPEMGRKQSTRKAEYTRRKNLEVPGTHSAKCVTEDSSTLRSIPSLRSLDIAGENKNYEEVGFGSTGEELASVADTRKMCQEAQNMVNMMASTRLHGPPSRMQYPMNLASPHLPRPVSPSALASVGYARRNLMGMIPADMPLADPLQGSTSFPQTKVSSPSSRYFPIVELASNQVMEPNFENSGLTEVKQIESSHRFWQDQDAASSVRGLGADDGAFQVVQSDDSMSHNFVPLTRVSSSGSSIGKGRHKFAKESKNRNVSHQKKCDRGNEAHSPDRYVSMRSLPTSEPGSSRSKTSSESSWDGLSAKVSKSSKDKRGRRITPSVDSCTAYDKDKNRSYDDASVDNSSSQADEDNKDWIQQTEMVERRSVASLHSQTHQLPSYETSSMSGSDSMIPLSPMLVGTGSRQSTMENPAMVPFAFYLAGPPVPFLTMLPMYNVPIGTETSERSTSNLEGEEGSDDHSHTNQSDQNFDSVESRGQSEIFSTRDSSRNGSLTEHPEEHKSDILKSDFTSHWGNLQFARLCQNTRYQGPLIYPSPAMVPPMYLQGHFPWDGPGRPISPNGNLLTQFTSYGPRLVPVSQFQPGSQRSNGVYQCYGDESPRYRGGTGTYLPSRKVPFRERQSSSIRNHKLNNDNYDCDEHHKESEGTWNMGFRQRTAGRNNGLGDKPSTRLDRLAANENQADYRTFDSYRHESFSSYQTQNGSFRSPTSIRSNNGIYPMVSINSNGVSPTGPAGPSVVMLYSYDRNVGYSSPAERVEFGSVRQGSFSCVDEVSQEVEVGPARFMYERPRIQGGSSAQSSPDEPSSPQSERRN; encoded by the exons A TGAAATACGGGTTGGCGAGGAGCAAATTTTTCATAATAAATTGGTATATACTGTTGTGGCCACTCTTCAAAGCGTGCATACTGAATTATAGACTTATTTTGTACGGG GTGAAGATAATCAAGTGTCTTGTAGAAAATATTGTAGTAGACATATCCTTTAACCAGCTTGGCGGGCTGTGCACTCTTTGTTTTCTTGAGGAG GTTGACTATTTAATTACGAAAAGTCATATATTCAAGCGCAGCATCATTCTGATAAAAGCTTGGTGTTACTATGAGAGTCGTATATTGGGAGCTCATCATGGACTTATTTCTACTTATGCACTTGAAACATTAGTTCTCTACATATTTCATGTCTTCAACAATTCCTTCGCAGGACCACTTGAG GTCCTTTACCGGTTTCTAGAGTTTTTCAGTAACTTTGACTGGGACCATTTTTGTGTTAGCCTTTGGGGTCCAGTTCCAATTTGTAGACTTGCGGATATGACAG TGCAACGTATGGCAGCGGAACCTCCTCGAAGGGATACTGAAGACTTGTTGCTCAGTAAATTATTTGATGCTTGTAGTTCTGTATACTCTGTGGGCGGTCAAGATAATCAGGGTCAACCCTTTGTATCTAAACATTTCAACGTTATTGATCCTCTACGAATAAACAACAACCTTGGACGAAGTGTTAGTAAAG GTAATTTTTTTAGGATTCGTAGTGCCTTCGCGTTTGGAGCGAAAAGGTTGGCCAGACTTCTCGACTGCCCGAAAGAGAACGTAATGTCTGAAGTAAATCTGTTCTTTATGAACACATGGGGTAGACATGGTAGTCGGCACCGCCCTGATGCACCTGGTGCTGATTTGGTTTGCTTGCAACCATCAATTCCTGATCATGTAATTGGATCTGAGAATTTAAAACATCCTGTGAGCAGCAAGAAAAAGATCGAGGAGTCTCCTGGCAGTCAAGCCCCAGAAAGAGTATCTAGGACCAGTAACTTTTCTGCAACTTCTCGTACTGGTCGGAAAAGAATTTCTAATCTAAACACTTCCAGGGTGACTGAGCATTTGGCGAAGAATGTTAACCCTGGTGAAGCTGCGGGTCACCGAAAGATTATACCAAATTACTTGGCGGATGAGGTGCAAAACACATTCCATTTTGTGAGGGCACATTCTAGTCCTGAGCTAACAGACGCATCAACTGAGGTTTCCAGAGGAAGACATAACAAGGTGCCAGAAATGGGGAGAAAACAGAGTACTCGGAAGGCAGAATATACAAGGAGAAAGAATCTGGAAGTTCCAGGGACTCATAGCGCTAAATGTGTAACTGAAGATTCCTCAACTTTGAGGAGCATCCCATCTCTTCGAAGCCTTGATATTGCTGGTGAAAACAAGAATTATGAGGAAGTTGGTTTTGGTTCCACTGGAGAAGAGCTTGCTTCTGTAGCTGATACGAGGAAGATGTGTCAGGAGGCGCAAAACATGGTGAACATGATGGCATCAACCAGATTACATGGTCCTCCCAGCCGTATGCAGTATCCTATGAATTTAGCTTCTCCACACTTACCTCGTCCAGTTTCACCTTCTGCTCTGGCATCAGTTGGTTATGCTCGTAGGAATTTGATGGGTATGATTCCAGCAGATATGCCTTTGGCTGACCCTCTTCAGGGCAGTACCTCATTTCCTCAAACTAAGGTGTCATCGCCATCTTCGAGATACTTCCCTATAGTTGAGTTAGCGTCAAATCAAGTTATggaaccaaattttgaaaattcaGGATTGACCGAAGTCAAACAGATTGAAAGTTCTCACCGTTTCTGGCAGGATCAAGATGCTGCTAGTTCTGTTAGAGGTTTGGGTGCAGATGATGGAGCTTTCCAGGTAGTGCAGTCTGATGACTCAATGTCGCATAACTTTGTTCCTTTAACTCGAGTGAGTAGCTCTGGCAGTTCAATAGGGAAAGGTCGCCACAAGTTTGCTAAAGAAAGCAAAAATCGAAATGTTTCTCACCAGAAAAAGTGTGATAGAGGAAATGAGGCTCATAGCCCTGATAGATATGTGAGTATGAGATCCTTACCTACTTCAGAACCAGGTTCCTCAAGAAGCAAAACATCTTCTGAAAGTTCCTGGGATGGATTATCTGCCAAAGTCTCTAAATCATCTAAGGATAAACGGGGAAGAAGAATCACTCCTTCTGTAGATTCGTGCACCGCATATGATAAAGACAAAAACAGGTCGTATGATGATGCGTCAGTAGATAACAGTTCTTCACAGGcagatgaagacaacaaagactgGATTCAACAAACTGAAATGGTTGAAAGAAGATCAGTGGCTTCTTTGCATTCTCAGACCCACCAACTGCCTAGCTATGAAACATCAAGTATGAGTGGATCGGACTCGATGATACCTTTATCTCCTATGCTTGTGGGTACTGGTTCACGGCAAAGTACAATGGAAAATCCAGCGATGGTACCCTTTGCATTTTATCTTGCAGGCCCCCCTGTTCCATTCCTAACAATGCTTCCTATGTACAATGTGCCTATAGGGACTGAAACTAGTGAAAGATCCACTAGCAATTTAGAGGGGGAGGAGGGATCAGATGATCATAGTCATACAAACCAGTCAGACCAGAACTTTGACTCTGTAGAGTCCCGTGGTCAGTCCGAGATTTTCAGTACCCGTGATTCAAGTAGGAATGGTTCTTTAACGGAACATCCCGAGGAGCACAAATCTGACATTCTGAAAAGTGACTTTACTAGTCATTGGGGAAATCTTCAGTTTGCACGGTTGTGTCAAAATACAAGGTATCAAGGTCCTTTGATTTATCCTTCCCCCGCTATGGTACCACCAATGTATTTACAGGGTCATTTCCCCTGGGATGGTCCGGGAAGACCTATTTCGCCTAATGGAAACCTTCTCACTCAGTTTACAAGTTATGGCCCTCGTCTCGTTCCCGTTTCTCAGTTTCAACCTGGTTCTCAAAGATCAAATGGTGTTTATCAGTGTTATGGTGATGAAAGCCCTAGATACCGTGGGGGAACTGGAACCTACCTGCCAAGTCGT AAGGTTCCTTTCAGGGAACGACAATCGTCAAGTATTCGAAACCATAAATTGAACAATGACAATTATGACTGCGATGAGCACCACAAAGAAAGTGAGGGAACTTGGAATATGGGATTTAGACAGCGAACTGCTGGGCGAAATAATGGTCTCGGTGATAAGCCTAGCACAAGGTTAGATCGCTTGGCAGCAAATGAGAACCAAGCTGATTATAGAACGTTTGACTCGTATAGGCATGAATCTTTCTCCTCATATCAGACCCAGAACGGTTCATTTCGCTCCCCAACTTCTATTCGTAGCAACAACGGCATTTACCCAATGGTGAGCATAAACTCAAATGGTGTTTCACCCACTGGACCTGCTGGTCCATCTGTCGTTATGTTGTACTCTTATGATCGAAATGTTGGTTATAGTTCGCCTGCAGAGCGTGTTGAGTTTGGTTCTGTTAGGCAAGGTAGTTTTTCATGTGTGGATGAAGTTTCACAGGAAGTTGAAGTAGGCCCAGCAAGGTTTATGTATGAAAGACCGCGGATTCAAGGCGGTTCATCTGCTCAATCCTCTCCGGACGAGCCCTCCTCTCCCCAATCTGAAAG AAGGAATTGA
- the LOC113298985 gene encoding uncharacterized protein LOC113298985 isoform X1, with the protein MGDHEHWAQPSGVMPNGLLPDTVCSVTRSLDAERWSIAEKRTEELINYIQPNKPSEERRNAVADYVQRLILKCFSCKVFMFGSVPLKTYLPDGDIDLTAFSENETLKDTWANEVRYILETEEKSETAEFRVKEVQYIQAEVKIIKCLVENIVVDISFNQLGGLCTLCFLEEVDYLITKSHIFKRSIILIKAWCYYESRILGAHHGLISTYALETLVLYIFHVFNNSFAGPLEVLYRFLEFFSNFDWDHFCVSLWGPVPICRLADMTVQRMAAEPPRRDTEDLLLSKLFDACSSVYSVGGQDNQGQPFVSKHFNVIDPLRINNNLGRSVSKGNFFRIRSAFAFGAKRLARLLDCPKENVMSEVNLFFMNTWGRHGSRHRPDAPGADLVCLQPSIPDHVIGSENLKHPVSSKKKIEESPGSQAPERVSRTSNFSATSRTGRKRISNLNTSRVTEHLAKNVNPGEAAGHRKIIPNYLADEVQNTFHFVRAHSSPELTDASTEVSRGRHNKVPEMGRKQSTRKAEYTRRKNLEVPGTHSAKCVTEDSSTLRSIPSLRSLDIAGENKNYEEVGFGSTGEELASVADTRKMCQEAQNMVNMMASTRLHGPPSRMQYPMNLASPHLPRPVSPSALASVGYARRNLMGMIPADMPLADPLQGSTSFPQTKVSSPSSRYFPIVELASNQVMEPNFENSGLTEVKQIESSHRFWQDQDAASSVRGLGADDGAFQVVQSDDSMSHNFVPLTRVSSSGSSIGKGRHKFAKESKNRNVSHQKKCDRGNEAHSPDRYVSMRSLPTSEPGSSRSKTSSESSWDGLSAKVSKSSKDKRGRRITPSVDSCTAYDKDKNRSYDDASVDNSSSQADEDNKDWIQQTEMVERRSVASLHSQTHQLPSYETSSMSGSDSMIPLSPMLVGTGSRQSTMENPAMVPFAFYLAGPPVPFLTMLPMYNVPIGTETSERSTSNLEGEEGSDDHSHTNQSDQNFDSVESRGQSEIFSTRDSSRNGSLTEHPEEHKSDILKSDFTSHWGNLQFARLCQNTRYQGPLIYPSPAMVPPMYLQGHFPWDGPGRPISPNGNLLTQFTSYGPRLVPVSQFQPGSQRSNGVYQCYGDESPRYRGGTGTYLPSRKVPFRERQSSSIRNHKLNNDNYDCDEHHKESEGTWNMGFRQRTAGRNNGLGDKPSTRLDRLAANENQADYRTFDSYRHESFSSYQTQNGSFRSPTSIRSNNGIYPMVSINSNGVSPTGPAGPSVVMLYSYDRNVGYSSPAERVEFGSVRQGSFSCVDEVSQEVEVGPARFMYERPRIQGGSSAQSSPDEPSSPQSERRN; encoded by the exons ATGGGCGATCATGAGCACTGGGCACAGCCTAGTGGTGTTATGCCCAATGGCCTTCTGCCCGATACAGTTTGTTCGGTGACTAGATCCCTTGATGCAGAAAGATGGTCCATTGCTGAAAAGAGAACCGAAGAATTAATTAATTACATTCAACCCAACAAGCCCTCTGAAGAACGCAGAAATGCTGTTGCAGACTATGTTCAGAGGCTTATCTTGAAGTGCTTCTCCTGCAAG GTTTTTATGTTTGGGTCTGTCCCTCTTAAGACCTACTTACCAGATGGGGACATTGACCTGACAGCATTCAGTGAGAATGAAACTTTGAAGGATACTTGGGCTAATGAGGTCCGTTATATACTCGAGACTGAAGAAAAGAGTGAGACGGCTGAATTTCGTGTGAAAGAGGTGCAATACATACAGGCAGAA GTGAAGATAATCAAGTGTCTTGTAGAAAATATTGTAGTAGACATATCCTTTAACCAGCTTGGCGGGCTGTGCACTCTTTGTTTTCTTGAGGAG GTTGACTATTTAATTACGAAAAGTCATATATTCAAGCGCAGCATCATTCTGATAAAAGCTTGGTGTTACTATGAGAGTCGTATATTGGGAGCTCATCATGGACTTATTTCTACTTATGCACTTGAAACATTAGTTCTCTACATATTTCATGTCTTCAACAATTCCTTCGCAGGACCACTTGAG GTCCTTTACCGGTTTCTAGAGTTTTTCAGTAACTTTGACTGGGACCATTTTTGTGTTAGCCTTTGGGGTCCAGTTCCAATTTGTAGACTTGCGGATATGACAG TGCAACGTATGGCAGCGGAACCTCCTCGAAGGGATACTGAAGACTTGTTGCTCAGTAAATTATTTGATGCTTGTAGTTCTGTATACTCTGTGGGCGGTCAAGATAATCAGGGTCAACCCTTTGTATCTAAACATTTCAACGTTATTGATCCTCTACGAATAAACAACAACCTTGGACGAAGTGTTAGTAAAG GTAATTTTTTTAGGATTCGTAGTGCCTTCGCGTTTGGAGCGAAAAGGTTGGCCAGACTTCTCGACTGCCCGAAAGAGAACGTAATGTCTGAAGTAAATCTGTTCTTTATGAACACATGGGGTAGACATGGTAGTCGGCACCGCCCTGATGCACCTGGTGCTGATTTGGTTTGCTTGCAACCATCAATTCCTGATCATGTAATTGGATCTGAGAATTTAAAACATCCTGTGAGCAGCAAGAAAAAGATCGAGGAGTCTCCTGGCAGTCAAGCCCCAGAAAGAGTATCTAGGACCAGTAACTTTTCTGCAACTTCTCGTACTGGTCGGAAAAGAATTTCTAATCTAAACACTTCCAGGGTGACTGAGCATTTGGCGAAGAATGTTAACCCTGGTGAAGCTGCGGGTCACCGAAAGATTATACCAAATTACTTGGCGGATGAGGTGCAAAACACATTCCATTTTGTGAGGGCACATTCTAGTCCTGAGCTAACAGACGCATCAACTGAGGTTTCCAGAGGAAGACATAACAAGGTGCCAGAAATGGGGAGAAAACAGAGTACTCGGAAGGCAGAATATACAAGGAGAAAGAATCTGGAAGTTCCAGGGACTCATAGCGCTAAATGTGTAACTGAAGATTCCTCAACTTTGAGGAGCATCCCATCTCTTCGAAGCCTTGATATTGCTGGTGAAAACAAGAATTATGAGGAAGTTGGTTTTGGTTCCACTGGAGAAGAGCTTGCTTCTGTAGCTGATACGAGGAAGATGTGTCAGGAGGCGCAAAACATGGTGAACATGATGGCATCAACCAGATTACATGGTCCTCCCAGCCGTATGCAGTATCCTATGAATTTAGCTTCTCCACACTTACCTCGTCCAGTTTCACCTTCTGCTCTGGCATCAGTTGGTTATGCTCGTAGGAATTTGATGGGTATGATTCCAGCAGATATGCCTTTGGCTGACCCTCTTCAGGGCAGTACCTCATTTCCTCAAACTAAGGTGTCATCGCCATCTTCGAGATACTTCCCTATAGTTGAGTTAGCGTCAAATCAAGTTATggaaccaaattttgaaaattcaGGATTGACCGAAGTCAAACAGATTGAAAGTTCTCACCGTTTCTGGCAGGATCAAGATGCTGCTAGTTCTGTTAGAGGTTTGGGTGCAGATGATGGAGCTTTCCAGGTAGTGCAGTCTGATGACTCAATGTCGCATAACTTTGTTCCTTTAACTCGAGTGAGTAGCTCTGGCAGTTCAATAGGGAAAGGTCGCCACAAGTTTGCTAAAGAAAGCAAAAATCGAAATGTTTCTCACCAGAAAAAGTGTGATAGAGGAAATGAGGCTCATAGCCCTGATAGATATGTGAGTATGAGATCCTTACCTACTTCAGAACCAGGTTCCTCAAGAAGCAAAACATCTTCTGAAAGTTCCTGGGATGGATTATCTGCCAAAGTCTCTAAATCATCTAAGGATAAACGGGGAAGAAGAATCACTCCTTCTGTAGATTCGTGCACCGCATATGATAAAGACAAAAACAGGTCGTATGATGATGCGTCAGTAGATAACAGTTCTTCACAGGcagatgaagacaacaaagactgGATTCAACAAACTGAAATGGTTGAAAGAAGATCAGTGGCTTCTTTGCATTCTCAGACCCACCAACTGCCTAGCTATGAAACATCAAGTATGAGTGGATCGGACTCGATGATACCTTTATCTCCTATGCTTGTGGGTACTGGTTCACGGCAAAGTACAATGGAAAATCCAGCGATGGTACCCTTTGCATTTTATCTTGCAGGCCCCCCTGTTCCATTCCTAACAATGCTTCCTATGTACAATGTGCCTATAGGGACTGAAACTAGTGAAAGATCCACTAGCAATTTAGAGGGGGAGGAGGGATCAGATGATCATAGTCATACAAACCAGTCAGACCAGAACTTTGACTCTGTAGAGTCCCGTGGTCAGTCCGAGATTTTCAGTACCCGTGATTCAAGTAGGAATGGTTCTTTAACGGAACATCCCGAGGAGCACAAATCTGACATTCTGAAAAGTGACTTTACTAGTCATTGGGGAAATCTTCAGTTTGCACGGTTGTGTCAAAATACAAGGTATCAAGGTCCTTTGATTTATCCTTCCCCCGCTATGGTACCACCAATGTATTTACAGGGTCATTTCCCCTGGGATGGTCCGGGAAGACCTATTTCGCCTAATGGAAACCTTCTCACTCAGTTTACAAGTTATGGCCCTCGTCTCGTTCCCGTTTCTCAGTTTCAACCTGGTTCTCAAAGATCAAATGGTGTTTATCAGTGTTATGGTGATGAAAGCCCTAGATACCGTGGGGGAACTGGAACCTACCTGCCAAGTCGT AAGGTTCCTTTCAGGGAACGACAATCGTCAAGTATTCGAAACCATAAATTGAACAATGACAATTATGACTGCGATGAGCACCACAAAGAAAGTGAGGGAACTTGGAATATGGGATTTAGACAGCGAACTGCTGGGCGAAATAATGGTCTCGGTGATAAGCCTAGCACAAGGTTAGATCGCTTGGCAGCAAATGAGAACCAAGCTGATTATAGAACGTTTGACTCGTATAGGCATGAATCTTTCTCCTCATATCAGACCCAGAACGGTTCATTTCGCTCCCCAACTTCTATTCGTAGCAACAACGGCATTTACCCAATGGTGAGCATAAACTCAAATGGTGTTTCACCCACTGGACCTGCTGGTCCATCTGTCGTTATGTTGTACTCTTATGATCGAAATGTTGGTTATAGTTCGCCTGCAGAGCGTGTTGAGTTTGGTTCTGTTAGGCAAGGTAGTTTTTCATGTGTGGATGAAGTTTCACAGGAAGTTGAAGTAGGCCCAGCAAGGTTTATGTATGAAAGACCGCGGATTCAAGGCGGTTCATCTGCTCAATCCTCTCCGGACGAGCCCTCCTCTCCCCAATCTGAAAG AAGGAATTGA